One window of Aspergillus oryzae RIB40 DNA, chromosome 3 genomic DNA carries:
- a CDS encoding putative phosphatidate cytidylyltransferase (dolichol kinase) translates to MGPVRKYVGERALQGEEPFGWALSYLLGNVSWFRFWVIMWNLEYWIPLPPRLDGEICSLGWMECLRQTSFGEANTRLLIAAHCIVVIMMGLGVVFQLSSLVEVDTRRKVFHGMMVLMFLPTIYIDPAFCALALALVLSIFLLLDLFRASQMPPISRPLTYFLAPYVDGRDHRGPVIISHIFLLIGCSIPLWLSLADIPRSEDHPWGAWNVQFRDVSMVSGVVCVGLGDAAASLVGRRFGRRKWFWGGGKSLEGSVAFAAAVTGGLVFARLWLAAGQWAVHGNDGQNQVFWLWTVCKAIIAAAGTSATEAILTGCNDNVVVPIVLWLLVRGLGL, encoded by the coding sequence ATGGGTCCTGTGCGAAAGTACGTGGGCGAGCGCGCACTGCAAGGAGAGGAGCCCTTCGGGTGGGCCCTGAGCTACCTACTTGGAAATGTGTCTTGGTTCAGGTTCTGGGTGATCATGTGGAACCTGGAGTATTggatccctcttcctcctcgcttGGACGGTGAAATATGCTCTCTCGGCTGGATGGAGTGTCTCCGGCAAACTTCTTTTGGCGAAGCCAACACACGTCTTCTGATTGCTGCTCACTGTATTGTGGTGATTATGATGGGCCTGGGCGTTGTTTTCCAGTTGAGCTCCCTCGTAGAAGTGGATACAAGACGCAAGGTTTTCCACGGCATGATGGTATTGATGTTTCTTCCTACCATCTACATCGATCCTGCATTCTGTGCTCTTGCTCTGGCTCTAGTACTGTCTATATTTCTCCTCCTGGATCTTTTCCGGGCCTCCCAAATGCCGCCAATCTCTCGACCGTTGACTTATTTCCTGGCACCCTATGTTGACGGCCGTGACCATCGGGGGCCTGTCATCATCTCTCacatcttccttctcatcggATGCTCCATTcctctttggctttctttggCTGACATCCCCCGGTCGGAAGATCACCCGTGGGGCGCATGGAACGTTCAGTTCCGGGATGTCAGTATGGTCAGCGGAGTAGTATGCGTCGGTCTTGGAGATGCAGCCGCGTCACTAGTGGGTCGTCGGTTTGGTCGGCGTAAGTGGTTCTGGGGTGGAGGCAAGTCCTTGGAAGGCAGCGTGGCTTTTGCGGCGGCCGTGACCGGTGGTCTAGTTTTTGCCCGACTGTGGCTTGCCGCGGGCCAGTGGGCTGTGCATGGGAACGATGGGCAGAATCAAGTATTCTGGCTTTGGACGGTGTGCAAAGCCATCATAGCAGCTGCAGGCACCAGTGCGACCGAAGCGATTTTGACGGGGTGCAACGACAATGTTGTCGTACCGATTGTGCTGTGGCTGCTCGTCAGGGGACTCGGGTTGTGA
- the sebA gene encoding putative C2H2 transcription factor (Seb1) (predicted protein), which translates to MDATYTMAPTVQGQPSFAYYPTADSQRQQYTSHPAEPQPYYGQIQAFPQQHCLPEQQPVYNAQPMMNMHQMATTNAFRGAMNMTPIASPQPSHLKPTIVVQQGSPALMPLDTRFVGDYYSFPSTPPLSTAGSSISSPPSSSGTLHTPINDCFFSFEKVEGVKEGCESDVHAELLASADWTRSATSPPMTPVFINANSLTASQSSDFLSAHGSCPSLSPSPSPVSSLFTPSQSAFPVEQATSDFCDPRQLTVESSVNTSSPAELPPLPTLSCDEEEPKVVLGSEAVTLPVHENPSPAYTSSTEDPLSSLPTFDSFSDLDSEDEFVNRLVDFHPSGNTYYVGEKRQRLSAYSFDDEEFLSEHSLEDSSDDLELAHSGLSFLGCADFAPAQSDASETSDEMKTKKRSNSRKSLKRANSEDQDALKKAQAPINSRANSTEANVAQQAAAPSCSASEANVSSSCEAPSVPVSVNRRGRKQSLTDDPSKTFVCSLCSRRFRRQEHLKRHYRSLHTQDKPFECNECGKKFSRSDNLAQHARTHAGGSIVMGVLDTNNASERYDNRDASTMGAVLYEAAHAAATKSTTSESSEDGVSDAPSIDRRSAKKRKRDEHV; encoded by the exons ATGGACGCTACATACACCATGGCACCAACGGTGCAAGGACAACCATCATTTGCATACTACCCCACTGCTGATTCACAAAGACAACAATACACAAGCCACCCGGCTGAGCCCCAGCCATACTATGGACAGATTCAGGCCTTCCCTCAGCAACACTGCCTCCCAGAGCAACAACCGGTCTACAATGCTCAACCCATGATGAACATGCATCAGATGGCTACCACCAATGCCTTCCGCGGAGCAATGAACATGACTCCCATCGCCTCTCCCCAACCATCTCACCTGAAGCCCACAATCGTCGTCCAGCAGGGTTCCCCAGCCCTCATGCCTTTGGACACAAGGTTCGTCGGTGACTACTATAGCTTCCCTTCTACCCCTCCACTCTCCACCGCGGGAAGTTCTATCAGCAGCCCGCCATCCAGCAGTGGCACCTTGCACACCCCAATCAACGActgcttcttctcattcGAAAAGGTGGAGGGTGTAAAGGAGGGTTGTGAAAGTGACGTCCATGCCGAGCTTTTGGCCAGTGCCGACTGGACTCGGTCAGCAACTTCGCCTCCCATGACTCCTg TCTTCATCAACGCCAATTCTCTCACCGCCAGTCAGAGCTCAGACTTCCTCTCTGCCCACGGGTCTTgcccctctctttctccttcgccttctcctgtATCTTCCTTGTTTACTCCGTCTCAGTCGGCTTTCCCTGTTGAGCAGGCCACCTCCGACTTCTGTGACCCTCGGCAGCTGACTGTCGAGTCTTCCGTCAACACATCCTCTCCCGCTGAGCTTCCTCCTTTGCCCACTCTCTCCTGCGATGAGGAGGAACCGAAGGTGGTCCTGGGAAGCGAGGCTGTGACTTTGCCAGTTCATGAGAACCCATCACCCGCTTACACTAGCTCTACCGAGGACCCCCTCAGTTCGTTGCCCACTTTTGACAGCTTCTCCGACCTTGATTCGGAGGACGAGTTTGTCAACCGCTTGGTTGACTTCCATCCCAGCGGTAATACTTACTACGTGGGCGAAAAGAGACAGCGCCTCAGCGCATACTCCTTCGATGACGAGGAGTTCTTGAGCGAGCACAGCTTGGAAGATTCTTCAGACGACCTGGAGTTGGCCCACTCtggcctttctttcctgggATGCGCCGATTTCGCTCCGGCTCAAAGTGATGCCAGCGAGACCTCTGACGagatgaagacaaagaagcGAAGCAACTCCCGCAAGTCTCTCAAGAGAGCAAACTCTGAGGACCAGGATGCTCTCAAGAAGGCACAGGCACCGATCAACAGCCGGGCCAACAGCACAGAGGCCAACGTGGCTCAGCAGGCAGCTGCTCCGTCCTGCTCAGCCTCGGAAGCCAATGTATCTAGCTCCTGCGAGGCCCCATCTGTTCCTGTGTCGGTCAACCGCCGGGGTCGTAAGCAATCCCTGACGGATGATCCTTCCAAGACCTTTGTCTGCTCTCTCTGCTCTCGTCGTTTCCGTCGTCAGGAGCACCTTAAGCGTCACTACCGCTCTCTGCACACCCAGGACAAGCCCTTCGAGTGCAACGAGTGTGGTAAGAAGTTTTCTCGGAGTGACAACCTTGCGCAGCATGCCAGGACCCATGCCGGTGGCTCTATCGTGATGGGTGTCCTGGACACGAACAACGCATCTGAACGGTATGATAATCGCGACGCGAGTACCATGGGTGCTGTGCTCTATGAAGCTGCCCACGCTGCGGCGACCAAGTCGACGACTAGCGAATCATCCGAAGATGGTGTTTCTGACGCACCCTCTATCGATCGTCGGTCCGCcaagaagcgcaagcgtGACGAGCACGTTTAG
- a CDS encoding peroxidase (catalase (peroxidase I)) → MASAARTASRAFLRSTPSVRPAVRSTRFALPTQAFRASARRGYASEAGEAKSSNTFLWAGLAVAGGAGAYFYLQGGDSVSSKNFVPTKEDYQKVYDEIARRLADETDYDDGSYGPVLVRLAWHASGTYDKETGTGGSNGATMRFAPESDHGANAGLKAARDFLEPVKAKFPWITYSDLWTLAGSCAIQELGGPAIPWRPGRQDKDVAACTPDGRLPDASKDHQHVRDIFYRMGFNDQEIVALVGAHALGRAHPDRSGFDGPWNFSPTVFTNEFFRLLIDEKWQPRKWNGPAQFTDKTTGTLMMLPADMAFVKDKAFKKHVERYARDSDAFFKDFADVYVKLLELGVPFESKPEDRIVFKTSQ, encoded by the exons ATGGCCTCAGCTGCGAGAACCGCTTCCCGGGCCTTCCTCCGCTCGACTCCTTCCGTCAGACCTGCGGTCCGCAGCACTCGTTTCGCTCTTCCCACCCAGGCCTTCCGTGCTTCGGCTCGTCGCGGTTACGCTTCCGAGGCTGGTGAGGCCAAGTCCAGCAACACTTTCCTCTGGGCTGGTCTCGCTGTTGccggtggtgctggtgcaTACTTCTACCTGCAGGGCGGCGATTCCGTCAGCTCCAAGAACTTCGTCCCCACCAAGGAGGACTACCAGAAGGTGTACGACGAGATTGCTCGTCGCCTCGCCGATGAGACTGACTATGATGACGGCAGCTATGGACCG GTCCTCGTCCGTCTGGCATGGCACGCAAGTGGCACCTATGACAAGGAGACTGGTACCGGAGGTAGCAACGGTGCCACCATGAGATTCGCCCCTGAGTCCGACCACGGCGCCAACGCTGGTCTCAAGGCTGCCAGAGACTTCCTGGAGCCTGTCAAGGCCAAGTTCCCTTGGATCACCTACTCCGATCTCTGGACTCTGGCTGGTTCCTGCGCCATCCAGGAGCTGGGTGGCCCTGCCATCCCCTGGAGACCCGGCCGCCAGGACAAGGACGTCGCTGCCTGCACCCCTGACGGCCGTCTGCCCGACGCCTCCAAGGACCACCAGCACGTCCGTGACATCTTCTACCGCATGGGATTCAACGACCAGGAGATTGTGGCTCTGGTCGGCGCCCACGCCCTCGGTCGTGCCCATCCTGACCGCTCCGGTTTCGATGGTCCCTGGAACTTCAGCCCTACTGTCTTCACCAACGAGTTCTTCCGTCTGCTGATCGATGAGAAGTGGCAGCCCAGAAAGTGGAACGGCCCTGCCCAGTTCACCGATAAGACCACCGGAACCCTGATGATGCTCCCCGCCGACATGGCCttcgtcaaggacaaggCGTTCAAGAAGCACGTTGAGCGCTACGCCCGCGACAGtgatgccttcttcaaggaCTTCGCCGATGTCTAcgtcaagctcctcgagcTCGGCGTTCCCTTCGAGAGCAAGCCCGAGGATCGCATCGTCTTCAAGACCTCTCAGTAA
- a CDS encoding diphthamide biosynthesis protein 4 (predicted protein) has translation MTRSNAVTPDYYEILNIQSTETTAQLSKQQLKLAYHKALLKHHPDKASSVADSADLPRSNQDLSRDGKPYTIDEITTAYKTLSNPQLRAEYDRALRLDRAKIVEREKTGAVFHTGLEVVDLEDLACEEEGDSAFWYRGCRCGDEKGFLVSEEDLEREAEHGEIVIGCRGCSLWMKILFAVEDG, from the coding sequence ATGACCCGCTCAAACGCAGTCACCCCCGACTACTACGAAATCCTCAACATCCAATCCACAGAAACCACCGCCCAACTCTCAAAGCAACAACTCAAACTCGCCTACCATAAAGCCCTCCTAAAACACCACCCAGACAAAGCCTCCTCTGTCGCAGACAGCGCCGACCTCCCCCGATCCAACCAAGACCTGTCGCGCGACGGCAAACCCTACACAATCGACGAGATAACAACAGCCTACAAGACCCTCTCCAATCCGCAGCTCCGCGCAGAATATGATCGCGCTTTGCGACTAGACCGGGCGAAGATTGTTGAGCGCGAGAAGACGGGCGCGGTGTTTCACACTGGGTTGGAGGTGGTTGATCTGGAGGATCTGGCCtgtgaggaagagggtgaTTCGGCTTTCTGGTACAGGGGCTGTCGGTGTGGTGATGAGAAGGGATTCTTGGTGTCggaggaggatctggagaggGAGGCTGAACATGGGGAGATTGTTATTGGGTGTCGGGGGTGTAGTTTGTGGATGAAAATCTTGTTTGCGGTTGAGGATGGTTGA
- a CDS encoding thioredoxin-like protein 1 (thioredoxin-like protein) gives MSSPVHISSKEQFSTLLTKSRFVVADFYADWCGPCKAIAPAYEQLAAQLSRPNRITFTKINVDHQQDLAKAYGVTAMPTFIVFERGRPTSTVKGADPQKLSEVVRKLASEASKPDDGGEGSSGSSDADWIGLAAPKGYADITDQYDPKGLELLNRDSEFGTAKTLFETSKPSALNNGKGKAKDWVESDTDEQLMLFVPFQSTLKVHSLQITSLPPSDGDELPMRPQTIHLYTNRSHVLGFDEAEGIDPVQTVTIQPEDWDKKTGTAKIDLRFVKFQRVTSLIMFFVDGDGDSEKLRVDRIRIFGEAGEKREMGKLEKIGDEPGE, from the exons ATGTCGAGCCCCGTTCATATCTCCTCCAAGGAGCAGTTCAGCACCCTGCTGACGAAGTCTCGCTTTGTTGTCGCGGACT TCTACGCAGACTGGTGCGGACCATGCAAAGCCATCGCCCCTGCCTATGAGCAGCTGGCAGCCCAGCTGTCACGCCCGAACCGAATCACCTTCACCAAGATCAACGTCGATCACCAACAGGACCTTGCTAAGGCCTACGGAGTGACAGC CATGCCCACCTTCATCGTGTTCGAGCGCGGCCGTCCAACCTCCACCGTCAAAGGCGCCGACCCCCAGAAGCTGTCGGAGGTGGTCCGCAAACTCGCATCGGAGGCCAGCAAACCCGACGACGGCGGCGAGGGCTCATCAGGCAGCTCCGACGCAGATTGGATCGGGCTGGCCGCACCGAAAGGCTACGCCGACATCACGGACCAGTACGATCCCAAGGGCCTGGAGCTGCTGAACCGGGACAGCGAGTTCGGAACGGCGAAGACACTCTTCGAGACTTCGAAGCCGTCGGCGCTGAACAACGGCAAGGGAAAGGCTAAGGATTGGGTCGAGAGCGATACCGATGAACAGCTTATGCTCTTTGTTCCGTTCCAGTCGACGCTCAAGGTGCATTCGTTGCAGATTACTTCGTTGCCTCCcagtgatggtgatgagctTCCCATGCGCCCGCAGACGATCCATCTCTACACGAACCGCTCGCATGTCCTGGGCTTTGACGAGGCGGAGGGTATCGATCCTGTGCAGACGGTGACTATCCAGCCTGAAGATTGGGATAAGAAGACCGGAACGGCCAAGATTGATTTGCGGTTTGTCAAATTCCAGAGGGTTACGTCGTTGATCATGTTCTTtgtggatggggatggggacAGTGAAAAGCTGCGCGTGGACCGTATCCGTATCTTTGGTGAGGCAGGcgaaaagagagagatgggcaagctggagaagattggtGATGAGCCTGGTGAATAA
- a CDS encoding diphthine--ammonia ligase family protein (predicted ATPase (PP-loop superfamily)) — protein sequence MTPSPQPQGKSLNVIALISGGKDSLYSLLHCIRNGHKVIALANLHPPVQDAQEDIDSFMYQTIGHAVIPLYEQALDIPLYRAPISGGAVDTARIYRNDAADQMAESHQEDGQDETESLVPLLKRVMERHPEANAVCAGAILSTYQRTRIENVAFRLGLTPLAWLWNYPVLPAPVEREGVVTQAGLLEDMAGVGCEARIIKVASGGLDEGFLWGDVSSADGLVRRRIERGMRRFVVDDLGGAVLGEGGEYESLAVDGPGFLWKGRIEIEEREVCSGEGGVGFVRLRGARCVPKDGEDGVSPGDVRRPALLDVKFSGVLDGVVSEVGDLELKTVEESQSMWRLGEVAQSRNGGTWAISNLAAPEAGPGAGEQMEAIARKIQLILESTGTRTPADIVFATVLIRSMVDFPLMNDIYVSLFKKPNPPARATVACGNSLPEGVNIMVSLVVDLGPRDLRQGLHVQSRSYWAPANIGPYSQAMSIPVRSERLVYIAGQIPLEPASMDMVAGPESWLEGYSLRAVLSLQHMWRIGAAMQVDWWLGAVAYLTGADHIGTKAQIAWRLWEMMYAQQTDSDEDDEEPVLDAWDIKYGGRAHDQPINLEAAALPNISVVQSDVLVPPFFAVQVAELPRGSDIEWQGLGCRCGGLKMAAEELDVGRKIDTITDGNLRYTGVEIDNGTELESCLQRLLERYSTAGVSHAVLYTAQPLSANTWPGQIVPCTSVWGQKGRQLAAGIILQTHNPTDAWTE from the coding sequence ATGACCccatcaccacaaccacaagGCAAAAGCCTAAACGTGATCGCCCTAATATCCGGAGGAAAAGACTCCCTCTACTCCCTCCTACACTGTATCCGCAACGGCCACAAAGTCATCGCCCTAGCCAATCTCCACCCGCCCGTCCAAGATGCCCAAGAAGACATCGACAGCTTCATGTACCAAACCATTGGCCACGCCGTAATCCCCCTCTACGAGCAGGCCTTGGACATCCCTCTTTACCGCGCCCCCATTTCCGGCGGCGCGGTCGACACAGCCCGCATCTATCGCAATGATGCCGCGGATCAGATGGCTGAATCCCACCAGGAAGATGGCCAAGATGAGACGGAGTCGCTCGTTCCGCTGCTGAAACGGGTTATGGAACGTCATCCGGAGGCGAATGCTGTCTGTGCTGGGGCGATCTTGTCTACTTATCAAAGAACGAGGATTGAGAATGTGGCGTTTCGGTTGGGGTTGACGCCGTTGGCTTGGTTGTGGAATTATCCGGTGCTTCCTGCGCCGGTGGAGCGGGAGGGCGTGGTTACGCAGGCTGGGTTATTGGAGGATATGGCGGGCGTTGGGTGTGAGGCGAGGATTATTAAGGTTGCCTCTGGGGGGTTGGATGAGGGGTTTCTTTGGGGGGATGTTTCGAGTGCGGATGGGCTTGTGCGGAGGAGGATTGAGAGGGGGATGAGGAGGTTTGTGGTGGATGATCTTGGGGGTGCGGTTCTAGGGGAGGGGGGTGAGTATGAGAGTCTGGCGGTTGATGGGCCTGGGTTTCTTTGGAAGGggaggattgagattgaggagagggaggtCTGTTCTGGGGAGGGGGGTGTTGGGTTTGTGAGGCTTCGGGGGGCGAGGTGTGTGCCcaaggatggagaggatggggtTTCGCCGGGGGATGTGAGGCGGCCGGCGTTGTTAGATGTGAAGTTCTctggggttttggatggGGTGGTTTCGGAGGTGGGGGATTTGGAGCTCAAGACTGTGGAGGAGTCTCAGTCGATGTGGCGGCTTGGGGAGGTCGCTCAATCGAGGAATGGTGGTACTTGGGCTATCTCGAATCTTGCGGCGCCTGAGGCTGGTCCTGGTGCTGGGGAGCAGATGGAGGCGATTGCGCGGAAGATACAGCTTATATTGGAGTCTACGGGTACGCGGACACCGGCTGATATTGTCTTTGCTACGGTTTTGATTCGCTCGATGGTTGATTTCCCGTTGATGAACGATATCTACGTTTCGCTTTTTAAGAAGCCGAATCCCCCGGCTAGAGCTACGGTGGCCTGTGGGAATAGCCTCCCCGAGGGCGTGAATATTATGGTCTCGTTGGTCGTTGATTTGGGTCCTAGGGATCTGCGGCAGGGTCTTCATGTTCAGTCCCGATCATACTGGGCCCCGGCTAATATTGGGCCGTATTCCCAGGCTATGTCTATTCCGGTGCGATCAGAGCGGCTGGTGTACATTGCCGGTCAGATACCTCTGGAACCGGCGTCGATGGATATGGTGGCTGGCCCAGAGTCGTGGCTAGAGGGCTACTCCTTGCGAGCGGTGCTGTCTTTGCAGCACATGTGGAGGATTGGGGCAGCGATGCAGGTTGACTGGTGGCTGGGGGCAGTTGCGTATCTAACGGGAGCAGATCATATCGGTACCAAAGCGCAAATCGCATGGCGTCTGTGGGAGATGATGTATGCCCAGCAAACAGATTcagacgaggatgacgaagagcCGGTGTTGGATGCTTGGGACATCAAGTATGGAGGACGAGCTCATGACCAGCCAATAAACCTAGAGGCAGCTGCTTTGCCTAACATATCCGTGGTGCAGTCGGACGTACTGGTTCCTCCATTTTTTGCTGTCCAGGTTGCCGAACTTCCCCGGGGTAGCGATATCGAATGGCAGGGTTTGGGTTGCCGGTGTGGTGGCTTGAAAATGGCTGCGGAAGAATTGGATGTTGGTCGCAAGATCGACACCATCACGGACGGGAATCTGCGATACACAGGAGTCGAGATTGACAATGGTACCGAACTGGAGTCGTGCCTGCAGCGCCTTCTCGAAAGATACTCCACAGCGGGTGTTTCCCATGCAGTTCTCTACACAGCACAGCCGCTGTCTGCCAATACTTGGCCGGGTCAGATCGTGCCTTGCACGTCAGTATGGGGCCAAAAAGGGCGGCAATTGGCGGCTGGGATTATCCTACAGACGCATAACCCCACGGACGCGTGGACAGAGTAG